In Daucus carota subsp. sativus chromosome 4, DH1 v3.0, whole genome shotgun sequence, one DNA window encodes the following:
- the LOC108215738 gene encoding protein ANTAGONIST OF LIKE HETEROCHROMATIN PROTEIN 1 isoform X2, giving the protein MPSKMVMMGSGSSRNQYYQQQQEPEPQSSISDSESTNMASTSAGKTKPKKKKYKSKQPLPTPPTIPPQNAPIETPDALRQNIEQVAGATRAAYKFLSDNDLQLHPSQALALEAQISAAARSLSEIHLSLSNNSSSLSNPPPSETKRPCWFHRFLEDAADEYDSRWTEWFRMSKTSFTLLLRLLTPSLSGLAPVQPNYALGAALFRLAHSAHYKAVGNRFGMDSATACLAFHTVCKGVVDKLAHLFELKTDINRIVVGFGWISLPNCCGVLGFDRFKVEGNLFGNDGFVMVQALVDSEGRFLDVSAGWPSNVKPVSILRQSEFYSRVEDSKELLDGPAFELKDGNSVRQYVLGESCLPVLPWLITPFDETDDMDASRRAFNSVHKDAMKMVATAFGKVRDQWQLLTKEWKEGCVEALPFVIVACCLLHNFLIKCSEVSPENNVEYTRDFELPVFDGEVDESGNRIRNALAVHLSRVSPSS; this is encoded by the exons ATGCCAAGCAA GATGGTGATGATGGGCAGTGGCAGCTCAAGGAACCAGTACTACCAACAACAACAGGAGCCAGAGCCCCAATCCTCAATCTCCGATTCCGAAAGCACCAACATGGCCTCCACTTCCGCCGGAAAAACcaaacccaaaaagaaaaaatacaAATCCAAACAGCCCCTTCCAACCCCACCAACAATCCCTCCTCAAAACGCCCCAATTGAAACCCCTGATGCTCTGAGACAAAACATCGAACAGGTTGCGGGCGCCACCAGGGCCGCCTATAAATTCCTCTCCGACAACGATCTGCAGCTCCACCCATCTCAAGCCCTAGCTCTAGAAGCTCAAATCTCAGCCGCGGCGCGCTCTCTCTCTGAAatccacctctctctctctaacaACTCCTCTTCTCTCTCTAACCCACCACCTTCTGAGACGAAAAGGCCGTGTTGGTTTCACAGGTTTCTGGAGGATGCAGCTGATGAGTATGATAGTCGATGGACTGAGTGGTTTCGAATGTCGAAAACTTCGTTCACTCTTCTTCTCCGACTTCTCACTCCTTCCCTGTCTGGTCTTGCTCCTGTTCAGCCTAATTATGCTCTTGGTGCTGCGCTTTTTCGTCTCGCTCATTCTGCTCACTATAAGGCTGTGGGGAACCGGTTCGGTATGGATTCAGCTACTGCTTGTTTGGCTTTTCATACTGTTTGTAAAGGGGTTGTTGATAAGCTGGCGCATTTGTTTGAGTTGAAGACGGATATTAATAGAATTGTGGTTGGGTTTGGGTGGATTTCGCTACCGAATTGTTGTGGGGTTTTAGGGTTTGATCGGTTTAAAGTCGAAGGGAATTTGTTTGGGAATGATGGTTTTGTGATGGTTCAAGCTTTAGTTGATTCGGAAGGGAGGTTCTTGGATGTGTCAGCTGGTTGGCCAAGTAATGTGAAACCTGTTTCGATTTTAAGGCAATCGGAGTTTTATTCGCGAGTTGAGGATTCAAAGGAGTTGTTGGATGGACCTGCTTTTGAGCTTAAGGATGGGAATTCAGTGCGTCAGTATGTTTTGGGGGAATCATGTTTACCTGTTTTGCCTTGGTTGATTACGCCTTTTGATGAAACTGATGATATGGATGCATCGCGTAGAGCTTTTAATTCAGTGCATAAGGATGCTATGAAAATGGTTGCTACAGCTTTTGGAAAGGTTAGGGATCAGTGGCAGTTATTAACAAAGGAGTGGAAAGAAGGATGTGTTGAAGCATTGCCTTTCGTTATTGTAGCATGTTGTTTGCTTCATAACTTTCTGATCAAGTGTAGTGAGGTGTCGCCTGAGAACAATGTGGAGTATACTAGGGATTTCGAACTTCCTGTTTTCGACGGAGAAGTAGATGAGAGTGGTAATAGGATTAGAAATGCGCTTGCTGTGCATTTGAGTCGGGTTAGTCCAAGTTCATGA
- the LOC108216466 gene encoding uncharacterized protein LOC108216466, translating to MATSNRRTGSNSSVLRPQFPSGSFHSPRSSGSSPFASSSAAFSSHTSPFLRRSASPPRVNLYNSSSSLKFSIDRADSPSRSISAARRNETVKKPGNAPIPSQKRSCMCSPTNHPGSFRCSMHKNAANVSNQTTSYRGNRLNERRSAMTNSLVRIGTVEGELMKRTLAALIRPSSHSQKRRGSFQPRPSRLSVMSKAEDVPSDQ from the coding sequence ATGGCAACCTCAAATAGAAGAACAGGAAGCAACAGTTCTGTCCTCCGCCCCCAGTTTCCTTCTGGAAGCTTCCACTCCCCGCGCTCCTCGGGATCCTCGCCGTTCGCTTCTTCCTCCGCCGCCTTCTCCTCACACACCTCCCCTTTTCTCCGCCGATCAGCCTCGCCGCCACGTGTCAATCTCTACAACTCATCTTCATCGTTAAAATTCTCAATCGACCGCGCTGACTCGCCGAGCCGATCAATCTCCGCGGCGCGCCGCAACGAGACCGTGAAGAAGCCAGGCAACGCGCCGATACCGAGTCAGAAGCGGAGCTGTATGTGTTCGCCGACGAATCATCCCGGCTCGTTCCGCTGCAGTATGCACAAGAATGCGGCGAATGTATCGAACCAGACGACGTCGTATAGAGGCAACAGGCTGAACGAGCGGAGATCGGCGATGACGAATTCGCTGGTGAGAATCGGCACCGTGGAAGGTGAATTGATGAAAAGAACATTGGCGGCGCTGATTAGGCCGTCGTCGCACAGTCAGAAGCGGCGGGGTTCGTTTCAGCCGAGGCCGAGTAGGCTGTCTGTTATGTCCAAAGCAGAGGATGTTCCTTCAGACCAGTAG
- the LOC108215738 gene encoding protein ANTAGONIST OF LIKE HETEROCHROMATIN PROTEIN 1 isoform X1, with amino-acid sequence MGNRRGNKSKNQTGTGGTRNEMVMMGSGSSRNQYYQQQQEPEPQSSISDSESTNMASTSAGKTKPKKKKYKSKQPLPTPPTIPPQNAPIETPDALRQNIEQVAGATRAAYKFLSDNDLQLHPSQALALEAQISAAARSLSEIHLSLSNNSSSLSNPPPSETKRPCWFHRFLEDAADEYDSRWTEWFRMSKTSFTLLLRLLTPSLSGLAPVQPNYALGAALFRLAHSAHYKAVGNRFGMDSATACLAFHTVCKGVVDKLAHLFELKTDINRIVVGFGWISLPNCCGVLGFDRFKVEGNLFGNDGFVMVQALVDSEGRFLDVSAGWPSNVKPVSILRQSEFYSRVEDSKELLDGPAFELKDGNSVRQYVLGESCLPVLPWLITPFDETDDMDASRRAFNSVHKDAMKMVATAFGKVRDQWQLLTKEWKEGCVEALPFVIVACCLLHNFLIKCSEVSPENNVEYTRDFELPVFDGEVDESGNRIRNALAVHLSRVSPSS; translated from the coding sequence GATGGTGATGATGGGCAGTGGCAGCTCAAGGAACCAGTACTACCAACAACAACAGGAGCCAGAGCCCCAATCCTCAATCTCCGATTCCGAAAGCACCAACATGGCCTCCACTTCCGCCGGAAAAACcaaacccaaaaagaaaaaatacaAATCCAAACAGCCCCTTCCAACCCCACCAACAATCCCTCCTCAAAACGCCCCAATTGAAACCCCTGATGCTCTGAGACAAAACATCGAACAGGTTGCGGGCGCCACCAGGGCCGCCTATAAATTCCTCTCCGACAACGATCTGCAGCTCCACCCATCTCAAGCCCTAGCTCTAGAAGCTCAAATCTCAGCCGCGGCGCGCTCTCTCTCTGAAatccacctctctctctctaacaACTCCTCTTCTCTCTCTAACCCACCACCTTCTGAGACGAAAAGGCCGTGTTGGTTTCACAGGTTTCTGGAGGATGCAGCTGATGAGTATGATAGTCGATGGACTGAGTGGTTTCGAATGTCGAAAACTTCGTTCACTCTTCTTCTCCGACTTCTCACTCCTTCCCTGTCTGGTCTTGCTCCTGTTCAGCCTAATTATGCTCTTGGTGCTGCGCTTTTTCGTCTCGCTCATTCTGCTCACTATAAGGCTGTGGGGAACCGGTTCGGTATGGATTCAGCTACTGCTTGTTTGGCTTTTCATACTGTTTGTAAAGGGGTTGTTGATAAGCTGGCGCATTTGTTTGAGTTGAAGACGGATATTAATAGAATTGTGGTTGGGTTTGGGTGGATTTCGCTACCGAATTGTTGTGGGGTTTTAGGGTTTGATCGGTTTAAAGTCGAAGGGAATTTGTTTGGGAATGATGGTTTTGTGATGGTTCAAGCTTTAGTTGATTCGGAAGGGAGGTTCTTGGATGTGTCAGCTGGTTGGCCAAGTAATGTGAAACCTGTTTCGATTTTAAGGCAATCGGAGTTTTATTCGCGAGTTGAGGATTCAAAGGAGTTGTTGGATGGACCTGCTTTTGAGCTTAAGGATGGGAATTCAGTGCGTCAGTATGTTTTGGGGGAATCATGTTTACCTGTTTTGCCTTGGTTGATTACGCCTTTTGATGAAACTGATGATATGGATGCATCGCGTAGAGCTTTTAATTCAGTGCATAAGGATGCTATGAAAATGGTTGCTACAGCTTTTGGAAAGGTTAGGGATCAGTGGCAGTTATTAACAAAGGAGTGGAAAGAAGGATGTGTTGAAGCATTGCCTTTCGTTATTGTAGCATGTTGTTTGCTTCATAACTTTCTGATCAAGTGTAGTGAGGTGTCGCCTGAGAACAATGTGGAGTATACTAGGGATTTCGAACTTCCTGTTTTCGACGGAGAAGTAGATGAGAGTGGTAATAGGATTAGAAATGCGCTTGCTGTGCATTTGAGTCGGGTTAGTCCAAGTTCATGA